The window TGTTATTTGCAACTTTAGCTTTAGATGCAGTTAGAGGAGAAAACGCAGAAGTTTTTAAAAAGAACAATAATGTAATTGATGCAAACTATACGCTAGGAACTGGTCTGCCGCTTCGTGAAGTAAAAGAAGGAAAAGATGTAGGCTATCGTTCGCAGCTATTAGGATCGGTTCACCAAGTTGAATTTTTAGTAACCCCTAAATACCAAGGGTTAAAAGTAAATATTAAGTTCGATGAAGTTAAGATATATCCTGAAGGTTTTGCAGCATATATTAACCTAGTAATGGATAATGATTTAAACATTATTAATAGAGATTTAGTAGACAAAAGTATCCTGATTCAAGATATTGGTGGCCTTTCAACTGATGTTGCGGTTATTAAGAATCGTAATGTAGACGACGATAAAGCACAGGGATTCAATTTAGGTGTTTCTGAAGCACTAGAGTCCATTAGAGAAGAAATTAGATTAAAGCATGGTGTAGAATTAGATAGCCGTAGAGATGTTGTAGATATCATCACTAGAAAAAATGATCGAAATCATATTATGGTGAATGGTAGTCGTACAAGCGTTCATGATATTACTGATCGAATTCTTTTAGACTTAGCGAAGAAAGAATATCGTCACTTACGCAATGTTTGGCAAAAAAATTCGCAAACAGAAATCTGCTATTTTGTAGGCGGTGGAGCAATCGTATTAAAAGAATATATTAAAACACTAAATAACAACTTAAATGGCTATAATATCGAATTCTTTGAAGATGAAAAAGAGAGCATTTGGATGATGGCAAATGCTTATCACAAGTTAATCTCTGATTTTGTTAGAAAGAATAAGAAAGATATAAAAAGCAATGAAGCAACGAAACAAAAAGTAGAAAAATAGGGTGATTTCATGGAAAAATCAAGGAATTCTGGTATTCAAAGGGGGCAAGCAATTACTTTTCGTCTCCCTTCTGACACTCCTGATCACATTATAAAGCAAATGCAAAAGTTAAAAGAGACTGAGAGAAGAAACTTTTCAAGTAAAATAGCGGAGTTTGTTTTGGAGGGGGTAAGT is drawn from Psychrobacillus sp. INOP01 and contains these coding sequences:
- a CDS encoding ParM/StbA family protein; its protein translation is MNTSRICAIDVGNDSVKALFGKLDYELNIPNVIAVSTEDRPVIGIEELNDKDPIEGIHIKVHSPALNENNVIYRVGSLATKSDNATELDPGSNKSEEDQTLVMLFATLALDAVRGENAEVFKKNNNVIDANYTLGTGLPLREVKEGKDVGYRSQLLGSVHQVEFLVTPKYQGLKVNIKFDEVKIYPEGFAAYINLVMDNDLNIINRDLVDKSILIQDIGGLSTDVAVIKNRNVDDDKAQGFNLGVSEALESIREEIRLKHGVELDSRRDVVDIITRKNDRNHIMVNGSRTSVHDITDRILLDLAKKEYRHLRNVWQKNSQTEICYFVGGGAIVLKEYIKTLNNNLNGYNIEFFEDEKESIWMMANAYHKLISDFVRKNKKDIKSNEATKQKVEK